The following are encoded together in the Tepidiforma bonchosmolovskayae genome:
- a CDS encoding replication-associated recombination protein A: MDRPPLQSGFDFGNDEPAAAGGADAPLAARMRPRTLDEVYGQDAAVGPGSMLRELTRRGRLPSVILWGPPGCGKTTIARLLARSTDAAFVPLSAVTSGVADLRRIIGDAERARRAGRRTVVFIDEIHRFNRAQQDVVLPHVEEGTITLIGATTENPSFEVVAPLLSRVRVVRLQALSEDAIAKLVDRALADQERGLGNLGLALDPEARALLTRSVNGDARAALTALEIAADLALARGSATIDPGDIAGALQDRRPYHDRQGDAHYDTISAFIKSVRGSDPQAALYWLARLIEAGEDPLFIVRRMVILAAEDIGLADPQALVVATACQQAVHFVGMPEGAIPMAECAVYLALAPKSNSAYAALGRALEDARSTAAEPVPLHLRNAATGLMAAFGYGASYRYDHDEPGHVARGQAHLPERLAGREYYQPGATGWEATASQRWRNLLAGLPQPDAPLPEGAESTPDDCED; the protein is encoded by the coding sequence GTGGATCGCCCGCCGCTGCAATCCGGCTTCGATTTCGGCAACGACGAGCCGGCCGCCGCGGGAGGGGCCGATGCCCCGCTTGCCGCACGGATGCGGCCCCGGACGCTCGACGAGGTGTACGGGCAGGATGCTGCGGTCGGGCCGGGGTCGATGCTCCGCGAGCTGACCCGCCGCGGCAGGTTGCCGTCCGTGATCCTCTGGGGGCCGCCCGGCTGCGGGAAGACGACGATTGCCCGGCTGCTGGCCCGGTCCACCGACGCTGCCTTCGTTCCGCTCTCGGCAGTCACCTCGGGTGTGGCCGATCTTCGGCGGATCATCGGCGACGCCGAACGCGCCCGCCGCGCCGGGCGGCGGACCGTCGTCTTCATCGATGAAATTCACCGCTTCAACCGCGCGCAGCAGGATGTGGTGCTTCCGCACGTGGAGGAGGGGACCATCACGCTCATCGGGGCGACCACCGAGAACCCGTCGTTCGAAGTTGTCGCACCGCTGCTGAGCCGGGTCCGCGTCGTTCGGCTGCAGGCGCTCAGCGAGGACGCCATCGCCAAGCTGGTCGACCGGGCCCTGGCCGACCAGGAGCGCGGGCTCGGCAACCTCGGCCTGGCTCTCGACCCGGAAGCACGGGCGCTGCTGACGCGGAGCGTGAATGGAGATGCCCGCGCAGCCCTGACGGCCCTGGAGATCGCGGCAGACCTCGCGCTCGCGCGCGGGAGCGCAACGATTGACCCCGGGGATATCGCCGGCGCGCTGCAGGACCGGCGCCCGTACCACGACCGACAGGGCGACGCCCACTACGACACCATTTCGGCATTCATCAAGTCAGTGCGGGGGAGCGACCCGCAGGCTGCGCTCTACTGGCTCGCGCGATTAATCGAAGCCGGCGAGGACCCGCTGTTCATCGTGCGCCGCATGGTCATCCTCGCGGCCGAGGACATCGGGCTGGCCGACCCGCAGGCGCTGGTCGTCGCCACCGCCTGCCAGCAGGCCGTTCACTTCGTGGGCATGCCCGAGGGCGCCATCCCGATGGCGGAGTGCGCGGTGTACCTCGCCCTCGCTCCAAAGAGCAACAGCGCCTACGCCGCTCTCGGCCGGGCGCTCGAGGATGCCCGCTCGACCGCGGCAGAACCGGTCCCTCTCCACCTGCGCAATGCGGCAACGGGGCTGATGGCCGCGTTCGGCTACGGCGCAAGTTACCGGTACGACCACGACGAGCCGGGCCACGTTGCCCGCGGACAGGCGCATTTGCCGGAACGGCTCGCTGGCAGGGAGTATTACCAGCCGGGAGCAACCGGATGGGAAGCGACCGCGTCTCAGCGATGGCGCAACCTGCTTGCCGGGCTTCCGCAACCCGACGCACCACTCCCGGAAGGAGCCGAATCGACGCCCGATGACTGTGAAGATTGA
- a CDS encoding alkylmercury lyase produces MTVKIEFLFSKATGRSPEAEEALRLALEATDPSIEVTYVEVDGMEDARAKRFLGSPSIRVNGIDVEYGEREPDEYQSGTRYYNTPQGWKPYPHARLIANAILEAQTRAGR; encoded by the coding sequence ATGACTGTGAAGATTGAATTCCTGTTTTCGAAAGCCACAGGCCGGAGCCCCGAAGCGGAAGAGGCGCTCCGCCTCGCGCTTGAGGCGACCGACCCGTCCATCGAGGTGACGTACGTCGAAGTCGACGGGATGGAGGATGCGCGTGCGAAGCGATTCCTCGGCTCACCGTCCATCCGTGTCAACGGCATCGACGTCGAGTACGGCGAGCGGGAGCCGGACGAGTACCAGAGCGGCACGCGCTACTACAACACGCCGCAGGGATGGAAGCCGTACCCGCACGCGCGGCTCATCGCCAACGCAATTCTCGAAGCGCAGACGCGCGCAGGCCGGTAG
- a CDS encoding histidine phosphatase family protein, translating into MRLFLVRHGESEGNARRVFQGRLDYGLTPRGELQARSLAGRLSGMEVVHFATSPQRRARLTAEILGSTLGRTAVPLPELSEYDIGEPSGLTVAEVRERYPGILEAQRRGERVEFPGEEGREQFQSRVRRALDFLTAFDGDVVAVTHGGVVSAVCHMVTGVDLVRRGVFHVGNCSLTVIERDRRGRLVLARHNDGCHLDGLATAFDTG; encoded by the coding sequence ATGCGCCTGTTCCTCGTCCGCCACGGCGAATCGGAGGGGAATGCGCGCCGGGTTTTCCAGGGCCGGCTCGACTACGGACTCACGCCCCGCGGCGAGCTGCAGGCCCGCAGCCTGGCAGGGAGGCTGTCCGGCATGGAGGTGGTCCACTTTGCGACCAGTCCCCAGCGCCGGGCGCGCCTGACGGCCGAGATCCTCGGCTCGACCCTCGGCCGCACCGCCGTTCCGCTGCCGGAGCTTTCGGAGTACGACATCGGCGAGCCGTCCGGGCTGACCGTTGCCGAGGTCCGCGAGCGGTACCCGGGCATCCTCGAGGCGCAGCGGCGAGGGGAGCGCGTCGAATTCCCCGGCGAGGAGGGTCGGGAACAGTTCCAGTCGCGGGTCCGCCGAGCGCTCGACTTCCTGACCGCATTCGATGGGGACGTCGTCGCGGTCACGCATGGCGGGGTCGTCTCTGCCGTCTGCCATATGGTGACCGGCGTCGACCTCGTGCGGCGCGGTGTCTTTCACGTCGGCAACTGCTCGCTGACCGTCATCGAGCGCGACCGTCGCGGTCGGCTCGTCCTCGCCCGGCACAACGACGGCTGCCATCTTGATGGACTGGCGACCGCGTTCGACACTGGCTGA
- a CDS encoding nitric oxide reductase activation protein NorD, which yields MSIVTELLARHQERLSGFPAPLQQQFEAGLRALAGRLSPSQLQAWAETGMELTALSLRSWEAAVEYFKAGTAYPESATWDAIETVGRDALQMAAESAPLAVSFLRAAPAAMQAIGPGHMHAWAELGRRLYKGNWKSSSLAAQFYEVAPELFRIIRMGQASRLVIFIDELARHSYELASACLASAPAVLARLEEDDRLPFITFATELAQSSWADSRLYFDRGVPLLEKVHAPLRERFLLLAAQAARGHQRSVFQYFEDAANALGELEPTDHQQVIMLAEQLAPYSPFAAMDFITVMPTVLQRIRIDELEAWQQAGLRILQVSQEGGEAYFRLQSTRAEDILENLSARVELSRIGEVLRLYCKALTGRNVSIQTAESLAEKGIGWVDEHRASTDGTTIFLPELMERFPAKEDNFAAMKVFATHQAAHIEFGSFAFEFRRPGNVFPLRRLAFARERERPATTDMEEFFDLFPDRQLASDLFTIAEDARIDARVKDEYGGIRRQLVRMQAEELERRPPVELMPLRNAFVENLVRASLDGLHRVRWPRERADEMSRALGILRAVQQPAATVEDAAEAALALYEIAIAIPNIHEDLDPADWDSVEPMEAGQAMPMEAAGEEGGQGTQAQLGGSGEGEEEYESPQEIDFRGDFKPELVDLLMKLRENAQGGQAGKQQTVPLTPEQLAELLAKSVEIDLDAMDEGDLDASTGMFLSNLLKEAGTPASEKGEQGGQPTSDQSTGEGEGEEPLKPVVTVYYYDEWDFRAQDYKPRWCAVKEAKLEEGDEDFYEKALREHAGLVAQTRKQFELMKPEMFRKIKRLPDGEDFDLDAAIEWMVEKRTGANPTEKIYWRRNKIERDVAVAFLIDMSASTDEEINKRDKQFDDDDYDDPRKYLSWWVSKRRQELTSPPKRIIDLEKESTVLLMTALETIGDQYGIYGFSGYGRDNVEFFVIKDFDETLDQKIKMRLDKITPIRSTRMGPAIRHATYKLLQTDAKVKILFLLSDGRPQDHGYGRDRTEKEYAIHDTKQALNEAKREGITPFALTVDRAGHDYLKTMCEDMGYEVVADIESLPSRLPTLYRRLTE from the coding sequence ATGTCCATCGTGACCGAACTCCTCGCCCGCCACCAGGAACGCCTTTCCGGCTTCCCCGCGCCGCTCCAGCAGCAGTTCGAAGCCGGCCTCCGTGCCCTGGCCGGCCGGCTCAGCCCCTCGCAGCTCCAGGCCTGGGCCGAAACCGGCATGGAGCTGACTGCGCTCAGCCTCCGCAGCTGGGAGGCCGCGGTTGAGTACTTCAAGGCCGGTACGGCCTATCCCGAGTCGGCGACCTGGGATGCGATCGAGACCGTCGGACGTGACGCCCTGCAGATGGCGGCCGAATCAGCGCCGCTGGCTGTTTCGTTCCTCCGGGCCGCTCCGGCCGCCATGCAGGCAATCGGGCCGGGCCACATGCACGCCTGGGCCGAGCTCGGCCGACGGCTCTACAAGGGCAACTGGAAAAGCTCTTCTCTCGCTGCCCAGTTCTACGAGGTCGCGCCCGAGCTCTTCCGCATCATCCGCATGGGGCAGGCCTCCCGCCTCGTCATCTTCATCGATGAACTCGCGCGCCACAGCTATGAGCTCGCGAGCGCCTGCCTCGCCTCGGCACCGGCGGTGCTCGCCCGGCTGGAAGAGGACGACCGGCTCCCGTTCATCACCTTCGCGACCGAGCTGGCCCAGAGCTCGTGGGCCGACTCGCGCCTCTATTTCGACCGCGGCGTTCCGCTCCTCGAAAAGGTCCACGCCCCCCTTCGGGAACGGTTCCTGCTGCTCGCAGCCCAGGCAGCCCGGGGCCACCAGCGCTCGGTATTCCAGTACTTCGAGGATGCCGCCAACGCGCTCGGCGAACTCGAGCCGACCGACCATCAGCAGGTCATCATGCTGGCCGAGCAGCTCGCCCCGTACTCGCCGTTCGCCGCGATGGACTTCATCACCGTCATGCCCACCGTCCTCCAGCGGATCCGCATCGACGAGCTCGAAGCCTGGCAGCAGGCCGGACTGCGCATCCTCCAGGTCAGCCAAGAGGGCGGCGAGGCGTACTTCCGCCTCCAGTCGACCCGCGCCGAGGACATCCTCGAGAACCTTTCGGCCCGTGTCGAGCTGTCACGCATCGGCGAGGTGCTGCGGCTGTACTGCAAGGCGCTCACCGGCCGCAACGTGAGCATCCAGACAGCGGAATCGCTCGCCGAGAAGGGCATCGGCTGGGTCGACGAGCACCGCGCCAGCACCGACGGGACAACCATCTTTCTGCCCGAGCTGATGGAGCGGTTCCCTGCGAAGGAAGACAACTTCGCCGCCATGAAGGTCTTTGCCACCCACCAGGCGGCCCACATCGAATTCGGGAGCTTCGCCTTCGAGTTCCGCCGGCCGGGCAACGTGTTCCCGCTGCGGCGCCTTGCCTTCGCGCGCGAACGCGAGCGGCCGGCGACGACTGACATGGAAGAGTTCTTCGACCTTTTCCCGGACCGGCAGCTTGCCAGCGACCTGTTCACCATCGCCGAGGATGCCCGCATCGACGCCCGGGTCAAGGATGAGTACGGCGGCATCCGGCGGCAGCTGGTGCGCATGCAGGCCGAAGAACTCGAGCGCCGGCCGCCTGTGGAGCTGATGCCGCTCCGCAACGCGTTCGTCGAGAACCTTGTCCGCGCCAGCCTCGACGGCCTCCACCGGGTGCGGTGGCCGCGCGAGCGCGCCGATGAAATGAGCCGTGCGCTCGGCATCCTCCGTGCCGTGCAGCAGCCAGCGGCGACCGTGGAGGACGCTGCGGAGGCGGCCCTGGCGCTGTACGAAATCGCCATCGCCATCCCGAACATCCACGAAGATCTCGACCCCGCCGACTGGGATTCCGTCGAGCCGATGGAGGCCGGGCAGGCGATGCCGATGGAGGCAGCCGGGGAGGAGGGCGGACAGGGCACACAGGCGCAGCTCGGCGGCAGCGGCGAGGGCGAGGAGGAGTACGAGAGCCCGCAGGAGATCGACTTCCGCGGAGATTTCAAGCCCGAGCTCGTCGACCTGTTGATGAAGCTGCGCGAGAACGCCCAGGGCGGCCAGGCCGGCAAGCAGCAGACGGTGCCCCTCACCCCGGAGCAGCTCGCGGAGCTCCTCGCCAAGAGCGTCGAAATCGACCTCGACGCCATGGACGAGGGCGACCTCGACGCCTCCACCGGGATGTTCCTCTCCAACCTTCTGAAGGAGGCCGGAACACCGGCTTCGGAGAAGGGCGAGCAGGGCGGCCAGCCGACAAGCGACCAGTCGACCGGCGAGGGCGAAGGCGAAGAGCCCCTCAAGCCGGTGGTGACGGTCTACTACTACGACGAATGGGACTTCCGCGCCCAGGATTACAAGCCGCGCTGGTGCGCGGTAAAAGAGGCGAAGCTGGAGGAAGGCGACGAGGACTTCTACGAGAAGGCTCTGCGCGAGCACGCCGGGCTGGTCGCCCAGACCCGCAAGCAGTTCGAGCTGATGAAGCCGGAGATGTTCCGGAAAATCAAGCGCCTTCCGGATGGCGAAGACTTCGACCTCGACGCAGCGATCGAATGGATGGTCGAGAAGCGCACCGGCGCCAACCCGACCGAGAAGATCTACTGGCGCCGCAACAAAATCGAGCGCGACGTCGCTGTGGCGTTCCTCATCGACATGTCCGCCAGCACGGATGAGGAGATCAACAAGCGCGACAAGCAGTTCGACGATGACGATTACGACGACCCCCGGAAGTACCTGAGCTGGTGGGTCTCCAAGCGCCGGCAGGAGCTGACGTCGCCCCCGAAGCGAATCATCGACCTCGAGAAGGAGTCGACGGTGCTCCTGATGACGGCGCTCGAGACCATCGGTGACCAGTACGGCATTTACGGCTTCTCGGGATACGGCCGCGATAACGTCGAGTTCTTCGTCATCAAGGATTTCGACGAGACGCTCGACCAGAAGATCAAGATGCGGCTCGACAAGATCACCCCGATCCGCTCAACACGAATGGGGCCGGCGATCCGCCACGCCACCTACAAGCTCCTCCAGACCGATGCCAAGGTGAAAATCCTCTTCCTGCTGAGCGATGGCCGCCCGCAGGACCACGGCTACGGCCGCGACCGGACTGAGAAGGAATACGCCATCCACGACACCAAGCAGGCGCTGAACGAGGCGAAGCGCGAGGGCATCACCCCATTCGCGCTCACCGTCGACCGCGCCGGGCACGACTACCTGAAGACGATGTGCGAAGACATGGGGTACGAGGTGGTCGCAGACATCGAGTCGCTGCCCAGCCGCCTGCCCACGCTCTACCGCCGGCTCACGGAGTAG
- a CDS encoding metallophosphoesterase family protein, with translation MRLGIVSDIHCNIQGLERALELMTPFDQLWCAGDSVFQFRWSNEVVARLRELDAVVVLGNHEETLLGPDGQRALSSPKVDQDLVAWLRQQPYRVERMVDGKKVMMTHGSPWEPWKDYHYPHEPIWARAAELPCDVLIVGHTHYKMALRVGDVLVINPGSAGDPRDHRNDFQLSCATWDTTTGEVVFYDYPDPTRNFVRHSGEQ, from the coding sequence GTGCGCCTCGGCATCGTGTCCGATATCCACTGCAACATCCAGGGCCTCGAACGGGCGCTTGAGCTGATGACGCCGTTCGACCAGCTCTGGTGTGCAGGAGACAGCGTGTTCCAGTTCCGCTGGTCGAACGAGGTGGTCGCCCGGCTTCGCGAGCTGGATGCCGTGGTCGTGCTTGGCAATCACGAAGAGACGCTGCTCGGCCCCGATGGCCAGCGCGCGCTCTCCAGCCCAAAGGTCGACCAGGACCTCGTGGCCTGGCTTCGGCAGCAGCCGTACCGGGTCGAGCGGATGGTCGACGGCAAGAAGGTCATGATGACCCACGGTTCCCCGTGGGAGCCCTGGAAGGACTACCACTACCCGCATGAGCCGATCTGGGCGCGGGCCGCGGAGCTGCCCTGCGACGTGCTCATCGTGGGCCACACGCACTACAAGATGGCGCTCCGCGTGGGGGATGTTCTTGTCATCAATCCCGGGTCCGCGGGGGACCCCCGCGACCACCGCAACGATTTCCAGCTCTCCTGCGCGACCTGGGACACGACAACCGGGGAAGTCGTCTTCTACGATTATCCTGACCCGACCCGCAACTTTGTCCGCCATTCGGGGGAGCAGTGA
- a CDS encoding CbbQ/NirQ/NorQ/GpvN family protein, which produces MADNGSVQGATIYAVEEYSVHEEPYYLPIGDEVQLFETAYRQRIPVLLKGPTGAGKTRFVENMAYRLGRPMMKISSRTGEEVEHRMPLITVACHEDLTASDLVGRYLLDTDGTRWVDGPLTRAVKVGAICYLDEVVEARKDTTVLIHPLTDYRRLLPIEKLGQVIEAADGFLLVISYNPGYQSALKDLKHSTRQRFIAIEFNYPPREAEAQIIAHESGCDERTAMDLARLGEKVRNLKEHGLGEGVSTRLLVYAGRLIAQGIAPRRACQVAITWALTDDSEVQRSIEEVVTSIFE; this is translated from the coding sequence GTGGCTGACAACGGGTCCGTCCAGGGAGCAACCATCTACGCCGTGGAGGAGTACAGCGTCCATGAGGAGCCGTACTACCTCCCAATCGGCGATGAAGTGCAGCTGTTCGAAACAGCGTACCGCCAGCGTATCCCGGTCCTCCTGAAGGGCCCGACCGGCGCCGGCAAGACCCGCTTCGTCGAAAACATGGCCTACCGGCTCGGTCGCCCAATGATGAAAATCTCCTCCCGCACCGGCGAGGAAGTCGAGCACCGGATGCCCCTTATCACCGTCGCCTGCCACGAGGACCTCACCGCGAGCGACCTGGTGGGGCGGTATCTCCTCGACACCGACGGCACCCGCTGGGTCGACGGGCCGCTGACCCGGGCGGTCAAAGTCGGCGCCATCTGTTACCTCGACGAGGTGGTCGAAGCGCGGAAGGACACCACCGTCCTCATTCACCCGCTGACCGACTACCGCCGCCTCCTCCCGATTGAGAAGCTCGGGCAGGTTATCGAAGCCGCCGACGGCTTCCTGCTGGTGATCAGCTACAACCCCGGCTACCAGAGCGCGCTCAAGGACCTGAAGCACTCGACGCGGCAGCGCTTCATCGCGATCGAGTTCAACTACCCACCACGGGAGGCGGAGGCCCAGATCATCGCACACGAGTCCGGCTGCGATGAGCGCACTGCGATGGACCTCGCCCGCCTCGGCGAGAAGGTCCGCAACCTGAAGGAGCATGGCCTCGGCGAGGGCGTGAGCACCCGCCTCCTCGTCTACGCCGGCCGCCTCATCGCGCAGGGGATTGCCCCCCGGCGCGCCTGCCAGGTCGCCATCACCTGGGCGTTGACCGATGACTCCGAAGTGCAGCGCTCCATCGAAGAGGTGGTGACGAGCATCTTCGAGTAG
- the coaE gene encoding dephospho-CoA kinase (Dephospho-CoA kinase (CoaE) performs the final step in coenzyme A biosynthesis.) codes for MHVIGLTGGIASGKSTVTSFFRERGIPVIDADILGHRTYDPGTETYQKVVETFGPEVVAPDGTIDRKVLGSKVFGKPDELKKLTDIVWPGIRRLASEQLAEFEAAGNDIVVLEAAVLLEAGWEDLVDEIWVVVVDPEIAVQRLAARNGLDPDAARARIASQLTNEERIARGDVIIENNGTLEELNARIQQAWDSLQERLRAAAGRN; via the coding sequence GTGCACGTAATCGGGCTGACGGGCGGCATCGCCAGCGGCAAATCCACCGTGACCAGCTTTTTCCGCGAACGCGGCATCCCCGTCATCGATGCCGACATCCTCGGCCACCGCACCTATGACCCGGGCACCGAAACCTACCAGAAGGTGGTCGAGACCTTCGGCCCCGAGGTGGTCGCCCCCGACGGCACGATCGACCGCAAGGTGCTGGGGAGCAAGGTCTTCGGCAAACCCGACGAGCTCAAGAAGCTTACTGACATTGTCTGGCCCGGCATCCGGCGGCTTGCCAGCGAGCAGCTCGCCGAATTCGAGGCCGCGGGGAACGACATCGTTGTCCTCGAGGCGGCGGTGCTCCTGGAGGCGGGCTGGGAGGACCTCGTCGACGAGATTTGGGTCGTCGTGGTCGACCCGGAAATCGCCGTTCAGCGCCTGGCCGCCCGCAACGGGCTCGACCCGGATGCCGCGCGCGCGCGCATCGCCTCGCAGCTCACGAACGAGGAGCGCATTGCCCGGGGCGACGTCATCATCGAAAACAACGGCACGCTGGAAGAGCTGAATGCGCGCATCCAGCAGGCCTGGGATTCACTTCAGGAACGGCTGCGGGCAGCAGCCGGGAGGAACTAG
- a CDS encoding DUF402 domain-containing protein — MDVYLEVKLKPGGERREYATQLVHLGRGVVIVRFDMQRGGGPPDIPVTVPPGSISLGYFWARRPYNLYRWRDPLGRLIAHRFDAVADVAIAPESVTYRDLVLDWWVLPGDILLEEDRDEFETLAEAGLLTPSDLESARAADREVHARYRHIIDEAARLEARYAPARKA; from the coding sequence ATGGATGTCTACCTCGAAGTAAAGCTGAAGCCGGGCGGCGAGCGCCGCGAGTACGCCACGCAGCTGGTTCACCTCGGCCGCGGCGTTGTCATCGTCCGATTCGACATGCAGCGCGGAGGCGGCCCGCCTGATATCCCGGTTACCGTGCCGCCCGGCTCCATCTCGCTCGGCTATTTCTGGGCGCGCCGGCCCTACAACCTCTACCGCTGGCGCGACCCGCTCGGCCGGCTGATTGCGCACCGCTTCGACGCTGTGGCCGACGTCGCCATCGCCCCGGAAAGCGTCACCTACCGCGACCTCGTGCTCGACTGGTGGGTGCTCCCGGGCGACATCCTGCTCGAGGAAGACCGCGACGAGTTCGAAACGCTCGCCGAAGCGGGCCTGCTCACCCCGTCGGACCTGGAATCCGCCCGTGCAGCAGACCGCGAGGTCCACGCCCGCTATCGCCACATCATCGATGAAGCCGCCCGGCTCGAGGCCCGCTACGCCCCCGCCCGCAAGGCGTAG
- a CDS encoding enoyl-CoA hydratase/isomerase family protein, with protein MTDSGFSNIRYEKRDAIAIITINREQALNAIDMKTSSEMYRAWCDFRDDDALRVAILTGAGEKAFSTGMDLVATARGENQFDGGKPVPFGGFTRRMTIDKPIIAAINGYCLAGGLELALACDIRICTPDARFGLPEVRWAIMPGAGGTQRLPRAVPAAWANYMILTGEQIDAETALRIGLVSHIVPKDELMDRALQIAGVICERGPLAVRAAKEAIRRGLDMPLDHGLAFEELLFTRLMATEDAKEGPRAFAEKRKPNYQGR; from the coding sequence ATGACCGATTCCGGCTTCTCGAACATCCGTTATGAAAAGCGCGATGCCATTGCCATCATCACCATCAATCGCGAGCAGGCCCTGAATGCCATCGATATGAAGACCTCGAGCGAGATGTACCGCGCCTGGTGCGACTTCCGGGATGACGACGCGCTCCGGGTCGCAATCCTGACCGGCGCCGGGGAGAAGGCCTTCTCGACCGGAATGGATCTCGTCGCGACTGCACGGGGAGAGAACCAGTTCGATGGCGGGAAACCGGTTCCCTTCGGCGGCTTCACCCGGCGGATGACGATTGACAAGCCGATCATCGCCGCCATCAACGGCTACTGCCTTGCCGGCGGCCTCGAACTCGCCCTCGCCTGCGATATCCGCATCTGCACCCCAGATGCCCGGTTCGGCCTTCCTGAAGTGCGGTGGGCGATTATGCCGGGCGCCGGAGGAACGCAGCGGCTGCCGCGGGCGGTCCCGGCGGCGTGGGCAAACTACATGATCCTGACGGGAGAACAGATCGACGCCGAGACCGCGCTCCGCATCGGCCTCGTTTCGCACATCGTGCCGAAGGACGAGCTGATGGACCGCGCCCTGCAGATCGCGGGCGTCATCTGCGAGCGCGGCCCGCTCGCCGTCCGGGCGGCGAAGGAGGCGATCCGGCGGGGGCTCGACATGCCGCTCGACCACGGTCTCGCGTTCGAAGAGCTGCTGTTTACGCGCCTCATGGCCACCGAGGACGCGAAGGAAGGGCCGCGCGCCTTCGCCGAGAAGCGGAAGCCCAACTACCAGGGGCGATGA
- the thrC gene encoding threonine synthase: MSFAKNLRCRECHREYPLEARHVCDFCFGPVEVTYDYEAIQKNVSRERIERGPASLWRYRDFLPCDPDSAIDIGAGFTPLVRAKNLGRALGLNNLWIKNDTVNPTWSFKDRVVAVAASRARELGYDKLACASTGNLANSVSAHAAAAGMEAVVFIPHDLELGKVLGSSIYGPTLVKVRGNYDAVNRLCAELAGSYNWAFVNVNVRPYYSEGSKTLGFEVAEQLGWRAPDHCVVPIASGSLFVKIRKGLLELWKTGLIDEPKTRMSGAQAAGCSPVATAWQEGSMNFRPQRPNTIAKSLAIGNPADGYYSLVQLKETGGACGSVTDDEIVAGMKLLAETEGIFAETAGGVTIASLKQLAEQGRIHPDELTVAFITGAGFKTVEAVAEALNPPLEIDATIESFEAAYGARVAQGVA, translated from the coding sequence ATGAGCTTTGCAAAGAATCTCCGCTGCCGTGAATGTCACCGCGAGTACCCGCTCGAAGCGCGGCATGTGTGCGACTTCTGCTTCGGGCCGGTTGAAGTTACCTACGACTACGAGGCCATCCAGAAGAATGTTTCGAGGGAGCGGATCGAACGGGGGCCGGCCTCGCTCTGGCGGTACCGGGATTTCCTGCCCTGTGACCCCGACTCCGCAATCGATATCGGCGCCGGGTTCACGCCGCTGGTCCGCGCGAAGAACCTGGGCAGGGCCCTCGGGCTGAACAACCTCTGGATCAAGAACGACACGGTCAACCCGACCTGGTCGTTCAAGGACCGTGTCGTCGCGGTCGCTGCGAGCCGCGCGCGGGAGCTGGGATACGACAAGCTGGCCTGCGCCAGCACGGGCAACCTGGCGAACAGCGTGAGCGCGCACGCCGCTGCGGCCGGGATGGAGGCAGTGGTCTTCATCCCGCACGACCTCGAACTCGGAAAGGTGCTCGGCTCGAGCATCTACGGGCCGACGCTGGTGAAGGTACGCGGCAACTACGATGCGGTGAACCGCCTCTGCGCCGAGCTGGCCGGCTCGTACAACTGGGCGTTCGTCAATGTGAATGTCCGCCCGTACTACTCGGAAGGCTCGAAGACGCTCGGCTTCGAGGTTGCAGAGCAGCTTGGCTGGCGGGCCCCTGACCACTGTGTCGTGCCGATCGCCAGCGGTTCGCTCTTCGTGAAGATTCGAAAGGGGCTCCTGGAGCTCTGGAAGACCGGCCTAATCGATGAGCCGAAGACACGGATGAGCGGGGCGCAGGCCGCCGGCTGCTCGCCGGTCGCGACCGCATGGCAGGAAGGCTCGATGAACTTCCGCCCGCAGCGCCCCAACACGATCGCCAAGTCGCTCGCAATCGGGAACCCGGCCGACGGCTACTACAGCCTCGTCCAGCTGAAGGAGACGGGCGGCGCCTGCGGCAGCGTGACCGACGACGAGATCGTCGCCGGCATGAAGCTGCTGGCCGAGACGGAAGGCATCTTTGCCGAGACGGCCGGCGGCGTCACGATCGCTTCGCTGAAGCAGCTCGCCGAACAGGGCAGAATCCATCCTGACGAGCTCACCGTCGCGTTCATCACGGGCGCCGGGTTCAAGACGGTCGAAGCGGTGGCCGAGGCGCTCAACCCGCCGCTCGAGATTGACGCGACGATTGAGAGCTTCGAAGCTGCCTACGGTGCCCGCGTGGCACAGGGAGTCGCCTGA
- a CDS encoding NIL domain-containing protein has translation MAVKRVRFTFPENLIREPIIYRLGHEFRVITNVRMADVDEKTGWVVLELEGEPDEIERSLAWAQERGVRVDPVTGDIVEG, from the coding sequence ATGGCCGTCAAACGCGTCCGGTTTACCTTCCCGGAGAACCTGATCCGGGAGCCGATTATTTACCGGCTCGGCCACGAGTTCCGGGTCATCACCAACGTGCGGATGGCCGATGTCGACGAAAAGACCGGGTGGGTTGTCCTCGAACTCGAGGGTGAGCCCGACGAGATCGAACGGAGCCTCGCCTGGGCACAGGAGCGTGGTGTCCGCGTCGACCCGGTGACCGGGGACATCGTCGAAGGCTAG